A single region of the Candidatus Poribacteria bacterium genome encodes:
- a CDS encoding glycosyltransferase — protein sequence MLFLGALILIYTGFYLMVTFFLFVGVLLAGRTSSEGTPSVSILIPARNEEGKIEDCLKAVLSQDYPGDLMEVIIVDDRSIDGTARIVSDIASKDKRLKLVKISYKPPELTGKQNALDEGLKFCEGEIILNTDADCVVSPGWARSMVRYFGNGVGMVMGFTLIRSTEVSIGGMIYSLDMLFLLNAAAGAVGLGVPVSCIGNNIAYRSDLIREIGSFKGLGKTVTEDAELIQAVRRRTNWKVEVAYNPEAIVYTSPVSGARDFLSQRARWLIGGFETRAWTVMPLVPILILHLSLVVGFILSMLWKPLFWISSAAFCAKFLADLILTIPGALRLGKQKLLLLMPIYEVIVLIYPILVMIYAMVIREIRWKGEAYQK from the coding sequence ATGTTATTTCTGGGTGCTCTGATCTTAATATATACAGGGTTTTATCTGATGGTGACCTTCTTCCTATTCGTGGGCGTCCTGCTCGCCGGTCGGACATCCAGCGAGGGAACCCCCTCGGTCTCTATCCTCATCCCGGCCAGAAACGAGGAGGGTAAGATCGAGGACTGCCTGAAGGCGGTGTTGTCTCAGGATTATCCTGGAGATCTGATGGAGGTCATCATCGTAGACGATAGATCCATCGATGGAACGGCTCGGATCGTCTCGGACATTGCCTCAAAGGATAAGAGATTGAAGCTGGTGAAGATCTCCTATAAACCCCCGGAGCTGACCGGCAAGCAAAACGCCCTTGATGAAGGTCTGAAGTTCTGCGAGGGCGAGATAATCCTGAATACCGACGCTGACTGTGTGGTGTCTCCCGGTTGGGCCCGAAGTATGGTGAGATATTTCGGAAATGGGGTGGGGATGGTGATGGGGTTTACGCTCATCCGATCGACCGAAGTCTCAATCGGTGGTATGATCTACTCCCTGGACATGCTTTTCCTCCTGAACGCAGCGGCGGGGGCTGTCGGTTTGGGCGTCCCGGTAAGCTGTATCGGAAATAACATAGCCTATCGTTCCGACCTGATCAGGGAGATCGGCAGTTTTAAGGGGTTGGGGAAAACCGTCACCGAGGACGCCGAGCTGATACAGGCGGTAAGACGTCGGACGAACTGGAAGGTTGAGGTGGCATACAACCCCGAGGCGATCGTCTACACATCGCCCGTCAGTGGGGCACGTGACTTCCTGAGTCAGAGGGCCCGATGGCTGATAGGCGGATTTGAAACCAGGGCCTGGACGGTCATGCCCCTCGTGCCGATCCTGATCCTTCATCTCTCCCTCGTGGTGGGCTTTATCCTCTCGATGCTGTGGAAGCCGTTGTTCTGGATATCCTCAGCGGCTTTTTGCGCTAAGTTTCTGGCGGACCTGATACTAACGATCCCAGGTGCCTTAAGGCTTGGAAAGCAAAAATTGCTCCTTCTGATGCCGATTTACGAGGTTATCGTCCTCATATATCCCATTCTGGTCATGATATATGCCATGGTGATCAGGGAGATACGCTGGAAAGGGGAGGCCTATCAGAAATGA